In one Mus caroli chromosome 14, CAROLI_EIJ_v1.1, whole genome shotgun sequence genomic region, the following are encoded:
- the Sox7 gene encoding transcription factor SOX-7 codes for MASLLGAYPWTEGLECPALETELSDGLSPPAVPRPSGDKGSESRIRRPMNAFMVWAKDERKRLAVQNPDLHNAELSKMLGKSWKALTLSQKRPYVDEAERLRLQHMQDYPNYKYRPRRKKQGKRLCKRVDPGFLLSSLSRDQNTLPEKNGIGRGEKEDRGEYSPGATLPGLHSCYREGAAAAPGSVDTYPYGLPTPPEMSPLDALEPEQTFFSSSCQEEHGHPHHLPHLPGPPYSPEFTPSPIHCSHPLGSLSLGQSPGVSMMSSVSGCPPSPAYYSHATYHPLHPNLQAHLGQLSPPPEHPGFDTLDQLSQVELLGDMDRNEFDQYLNTPGHPDSAAGVGTLTGHVPLSQGTPTGPTETSLISVLADATATYYNSYSVS; via the exons ATGGCCTCGCTGCTGGGCGCCTACCCGTGGACCGAGGGACTGGAGTGTCCCGCCCTGGAAACCGAGCTGTCGGATGGGCTGTCGCCGCCCGCCGTCCCCCGACCTTCAGGGGACAAGGGTTCGGAGAGCAGGATCCGGCGGCCCATGAATGCCTTCATGGTGTGGGCCAAGGATGAGAGGAAACGTCTGGCAGTGCAGAACCCGGACCTGCACAACGCGGAGCTCAGCAAGATGCTGG GAAAGTCATGGAAGGCGCTGACACTGTCCCAGAAGAGACCCTATGTGGATGAGGCAGAGCGGCTGCGCCTGCAGCATATGCAGGATTACCCCAACTACAAGTACCGGCCCCGCAGAAAGAAACAAGGCAAGCGCCTCTGCAAGCGCGTGGACCCTGGCTTCCTCCTGAGCTCCCTCTCTCGTGACCAGAACACGCTGCCTGAGAAAAATGGCATTGgcaggggggagaaggaggacagGGGTGAGTACTCCCCAGGGGCCACCTTGCCTGGACTGCACAGCTGCTACCGTGAAGGTGCAGCTGCTGCCCCTGGCAGTGTGGACACGTATCCCTACGGGCTGCCCACACCTCCGGAGATGTCGCCCCTGGATGCGCTGGAGCCGGAGCAGACCTTCTTCTCGTCCTCATGTCAGGAGGAGCATGGCCACCCCCATCACCTCCCCCATCTACCAGGGCCCCCTTACTCACCGGAGTTCACACCTAGTCCCATCCACTGCAGCCACCCTCTAGGTTCTTTATCCCTTGGCCAATCCCCAGGGGTTTCTATGATGTCCTCTGTTTCTGGATGTCCCCCATCTCCAGCCTATTACTCCCATGCCACCTACCACCCTCTCCACCCCAACCTCCAGGCCCACCTGGGCCAGCTGTCCCCACCTCCCGAGCACCCTGGCTTTGACACCTTGGATCAGCTAAGCCAGGTGGAACTTCTGGGAGACATGGATCGCAATGAATTTGATCAGTATTTGAACACTCCTGGCCACCCTGACTCTGCTGCAGGGGTTGGAACCCTCACTGGGCATGTCCCACTCTCCCAGGGGACTCCCACAGGCCCTACAGAGACCAGTCTCATCTCAGTCCTGGCTGATGCCACGGCCACGTATTACAACAGCTACAGTGTGTCATAG